Proteins encoded by one window of Enterobacter pseudoroggenkampii:
- the cmoM gene encoding tRNA uridine 5-oxyacetic acid(34) methyltransferase CmoM produces the protein MRDRNFDDIAEKFSRNIYGTTKGQLRQTILWQDLDTILATFGGQTLRVLDAGGGEGQTAIKMAERGHHVTLCDLSAEMVARATRAAEEKGVSDNMHFIQCAAQDIAQHLETQVDLILFHAVLEWVADPQSVLQTLWSMLRPGGTLSLMFYNANGFLMHNMVAGNFDYVQVGMPKKKKRTLSPDYPRDPQQVYGWLEAIGWQIVGKTGVRVFHDYLREKHKQRDCFDTLTELETRYCRQEPFVSLGRYIHVTAHKPQMQG, from the coding sequence ATGCGGGATCGCAATTTTGATGACATCGCGGAAAAGTTTTCGCGCAACATTTATGGCACCACGAAAGGGCAGCTCCGTCAGACGATCCTCTGGCAGGATCTGGACACCATTCTGGCTACCTTTGGCGGTCAAACGTTGCGCGTGCTGGACGCTGGTGGCGGTGAAGGGCAGACGGCGATAAAAATGGCCGAGCGCGGTCATCACGTCACGCTTTGCGATCTTTCTGCTGAAATGGTCGCCCGCGCGACGCGTGCGGCAGAAGAGAAAGGTGTGAGCGACAACATGCATTTTATACAATGCGCCGCTCAGGACATCGCGCAGCATTTGGAAACCCAGGTTGATCTGATATTGTTTCATGCGGTGCTGGAGTGGGTTGCCGATCCGCAAAGCGTGTTACAAACCCTGTGGTCGATGTTGCGCCCGGGCGGCACGCTGTCGCTGATGTTCTACAATGCTAACGGCTTCCTGATGCACAACATGGTTGCGGGAAACTTCGACTATGTTCAGGTCGGGATGCCCAAAAAGAAAAAGCGCACGCTTTCCCCGGACTATCCGCGCGATCCACAGCAGGTTTATGGCTGGCTGGAAGCGATTGGCTGGCAGATTGTCGGGAAGACGGGCGTCAGGGTGTTTCATGATTATCTGCGTGAAAAACACAAACAGCGTGACTGTTTTGACACCTTAACAGAATTGGAAACGCGGTATTGCCGTCAGGAGCCTTTTGTCAGCCTTGGCCGCTATATTCACGTCACCGCGCACAAGCCGCAGATGCAAGGATAA
- a CDS encoding winged helix-turn-helix domain-containing protein: MSLPQLSLSAARHLHLAAQGLLKKPRRRAQPADILSTVQRMSLLQIDTINIVARSPYLVLFSRLGSYPSQWLDEALSKGELMEYWAHEACFLPRSDFALVRHRMLAPEKMGWKYRQAWMLEHAAEIEQLIAHIQENGPVRSADFEHPRKGTSGWWEWKPHKRHLEGLFTSGKVMVIERRNFQRVYDLTHRVMPHWDDERDLLTQEAAEAVMLENSARSLGIFRAQWLADYYRLRQPALKPLLDMWQREQRVIPVTVETLGEMWLHADLLPLLPQALEGKLQATHSAVLSPFDPVVWDRKRAEQLFDFSYRLECYTPAPKRQYGYFVLPLLHKGQLVGRMDAKMHRKTGTLEIIALYLQEGVRVTASLEKGLTSAISEFARWQGADDVTLGRVPDGLFTSCRSGWETGTP, from the coding sequence ATGTCTTTACCGCAACTCTCGCTTTCAGCTGCACGTCATTTACACCTTGCCGCGCAGGGGCTGCTCAAAAAGCCCCGCCGCCGCGCGCAGCCTGCCGATATTCTCTCGACCGTTCAGCGCATGTCGCTACTTCAAATCGACACCATTAACATTGTGGCCCGCAGCCCTTACCTTGTCCTGTTTAGTCGCCTGGGGAGTTATCCTTCTCAGTGGCTGGATGAGGCGCTCAGCAAGGGGGAGTTAATGGAGTACTGGGCGCACGAAGCCTGCTTTCTGCCCCGCAGCGATTTTGCCCTGGTTCGCCACCGTATGCTTGCCCCTGAAAAGATGGGCTGGAAATACCGACAGGCGTGGATGCTGGAACATGCGGCCGAAATTGAGCAGCTTATCGCGCATATTCAGGAAAACGGTCCCGTACGCTCCGCCGATTTTGAACACCCGCGTAAGGGTACAAGCGGCTGGTGGGAGTGGAAGCCGCACAAACGTCATCTCGAAGGGCTGTTTACCTCTGGCAAAGTCATGGTGATTGAACGGCGTAATTTTCAGCGCGTCTACGACCTGACGCATCGCGTGATGCCGCACTGGGACGACGAGCGCGACCTGCTTACCCAGGAGGCGGCCGAGGCCGTTATGCTGGAGAACAGCGCCCGTAGCCTGGGGATTTTTCGCGCGCAGTGGCTGGCAGATTATTATCGCCTGCGTCAGCCCGCGCTAAAACCGCTGCTGGACATGTGGCAACGCGAACAGCGCGTCATCCCCGTCACGGTGGAAACGCTGGGCGAAATGTGGCTGCATGCGGATCTCCTCCCGTTATTGCCTCAGGCTCTGGAGGGGAAACTTCAGGCAACCCACAGCGCGGTATTGTCGCCTTTCGACCCGGTTGTCTGGGACAGAAAACGCGCCGAGCAGCTCTTTGATTTCAGCTACCGGCTGGAGTGTTACACCCCGGCCCCAAAGCGCCAGTATGGTTACTTTGTTTTACCGCTGCTGCATAAGGGACAGCTGGTCGGGCGCATGGACGCCAAAATGCACCGCAAGACCGGCACGCTTGAAATCATTGCGCTTTATCTGCAAGAGGGCGTCAGGGTGACGGCGAGCCTGGAAAAAGGATTAACGTCCGCCATTAGCGAATTCGCGCGCTGGCAGGGTGCCGACGACGTGACGCTGGGCCGGGTACCCGACGGACTGTTTACATCCTGTCGAAGTGGCTGGGAAACAGGCACGCCCTGA
- the mukF gene encoding chromosome partition protein MukF gives MSEFSQTVPELVAWARKNDFSISLPVDRLSFLLAVATLNGERLDGEMSEGELVDAFRHVSDAFEQTSETISVRANNAINDMVRQRLLNRFTSEQAEGNAIYRLTPLGIGITDYYIRQREFSTLRLSMQLSIVAGELKRAADAADENGDEFHWHRNVYAPLKYSVAEIFDSIDLTQRLMDEQQQQVKDDIAQLLNKDWRAAISSCELLLSETSGTLRELQDTLEAAGDKLQANLLRIQDATLAHDDLHFIDRLVFDLQSKLDRIISWGQQSIDLWIGYDRHVHKFIRTAIDMDKNRVFAQRLRQSVQTYFDAPWALTYANADRLLDMRDEEMALRDEEVTGELPPDLEYEEFNEIREQLAAMIEEQLAVYKTRQVPLDLGLVVRDYLAQYPRARHFDVARIVVDQAVRLGVAQADFTGLPPKWQPINDYGAKVQAHVIDKY, from the coding sequence ATGAGTGAATTTTCCCAGACAGTCCCCGAACTGGTTGCCTGGGCCAGGAAAAACGATTTCTCCATCTCGCTGCCGGTAGACAGACTCTCTTTCCTGCTGGCGGTCGCCACGCTGAACGGCGAGCGGCTGGATGGTGAAATGAGCGAGGGTGAACTGGTGGATGCGTTCCGCCACGTCAGTGATGCGTTTGAGCAAACCAGCGAAACCATTAGCGTGCGTGCCAACAACGCGATCAACGATATGGTGCGTCAACGTCTGCTGAACCGCTTTACCAGCGAGCAGGCGGAAGGAAACGCCATCTATCGCCTGACGCCGCTGGGCATCGGCATCACCGATTACTACATTCGCCAGCGTGAATTTTCCACGCTGCGTCTTTCCATGCAGCTGTCGATCGTGGCGGGTGAGCTTAAGCGCGCCGCCGACGCGGCGGATGAAAACGGTGACGAATTCCACTGGCACCGTAACGTCTACGCGCCGCTGAAATATTCGGTGGCGGAAATCTTCGACAGTATCGATCTCACCCAGCGCCTGATGGACGAACAGCAGCAGCAGGTGAAAGACGATATCGCGCAGTTGCTGAATAAAGACTGGCGAGCGGCTATCTCCAGCTGTGAACTTCTGCTGTCAGAAACCTCCGGCACGCTGCGCGAACTCCAGGATACGCTGGAAGCCGCAGGGGACAAGCTGCAGGCTAACCTGCTGCGCATCCAGGACGCGACGCTGGCGCATGACGATCTGCATTTTATCGACCGTCTGGTATTCGATCTGCAGAGCAAACTCGACCGCATTATTAGCTGGGGCCAGCAGTCGATCGACCTGTGGATCGGCTACGACCGACACGTGCATAAATTTATCCGTACCGCGATTGATATGGATAAAAACCGCGTCTTTGCCCAGCGTCTGCGTCAGTCGGTGCAGACCTATTTCGATGCGCCGTGGGCGCTGACCTACGCCAATGCCGATCGTCTGCTGGATATGCGCGACGAAGAGATGGCGCTGCGCGATGAAGAGGTGACCGGTGAACTGCCACCGGATCTGGAATACGAAGAATTTAACGAAATTCGCGAGCAGCTTGCGGCGATGATCGAAGAACAGCTCGCTGTCTACAAAACCAGACAAGTGCCGCTGGATCTTGGGCTCGTGGTGCGCGACTATCTGGCGCAATATCCGCGCGCGCGCCACTTCGACGTTGCCCGCATTGTGGTAGACCAGGCGGTGCGCCTGGGCGTCGCGCAAGCAGATTTCACCGGACTGCCGCCGAAGTGGCAGCCAATTAACGATTACGGAGCCAAGGTACAGGCGCATGTCATTGACAAATATTGA
- the lpxK gene encoding tetraacyldisaccharide 4'-kinase, translating into MIARIWSGESPLWLLLLPLSWLYGLVSGTIRLLYRLGLKRAWRAPVPVVVVGNLTAGGNGKTPVVIWLVEQLQKRGIRPGVVSRGYGGKAARYPLLLTSETTTAEAGDEPVLIFQRTGAPVAVSPVRSDAVQALLAEHAVQIIITDDGLQHYALARDKEIVVIDGVRRFGNGWWLPAGPMRERASRLKSVDAVIVNGGEAKTGEIPMHLQPGLAINLVTGERRSVAELPSLVAMAGIGHPPRFFATLEQCGARLEKRVPLADHQALVEGQVDALTVPGQALIMTEKDAVKCRAFAKDNWWYLPVDAELSGEQPEQLLKELIALVQ; encoded by the coding sequence ATGATTGCACGCATCTGGTCCGGTGAATCCCCGCTGTGGCTGCTGCTTTTGCCGCTCTCCTGGCTATACGGCCTGGTGAGCGGCACAATCCGTCTGCTTTACCGTCTGGGGCTGAAGCGTGCCTGGCGCGCGCCGGTTCCGGTTGTGGTGGTCGGTAATCTTACGGCGGGTGGCAACGGTAAAACGCCGGTGGTGATCTGGCTGGTGGAGCAATTGCAAAAACGCGGCATCCGCCCGGGGGTGGTATCGCGCGGATATGGTGGTAAAGCGGCGCGTTATCCGCTGCTGCTGACGTCGGAAACCACGACCGCCGAAGCGGGTGATGAACCGGTATTGATTTTCCAGCGTACCGGCGCACCGGTTGCGGTCTCCCCGGTGCGCAGCGACGCCGTTCAGGCACTGCTTGCCGAACACGCGGTGCAAATCATTATCACTGACGATGGCCTGCAGCATTACGCCCTGGCGCGTGATAAAGAGATTGTGGTCATCGACGGCGTTCGCCGTTTTGGTAACGGCTGGTGGTTACCTGCAGGGCCCATGCGCGAACGCGCTTCGCGTCTTAAGTCCGTTGATGCGGTGATCGTGAACGGGGGGGAGGCGAAAACGGGTGAAATCCCGATGCACCTTCAGCCGGGTCTGGCGATCAACCTGGTGACGGGGGAACGCCGGTCGGTTGCTGAGCTGCCTTCACTGGTGGCGATGGCGGGGATTGGCCATCCGCCACGCTTCTTCGCGACGCTGGAACAGTGCGGTGCCCGGCTGGAAAAACGCGTTCCGCTGGCCGACCATCAGGCGCTGGTGGAAGGGCAGGTAGACGCCCTGACCGTACCCGGACAGGCGCTGATCATGACCGAAAAAGATGCGGTGAAATGCCGTGCCTTTGCGAAAGATAACTGGTGGTATCTGCCGGTTGACGCTGAACTCAGCGGCGAGCAGCCGGAACAATTGCTCAAGGAACTGATTGCGTTAGTGCAGTAA
- the ycaR gene encoding protein YcaR, whose protein sequence is MDHRLLEIIACPVCNGKLYYSQDKQELICKLDSLAFPLRDGIPVLLENEARSLVAEESKP, encoded by the coding sequence ATGGATCACCGTTTACTTGAAATTATTGCCTGCCCGGTATGCAACGGCAAACTCTACTACAGCCAGGACAAACAGGAGCTGATCTGCAAGCTGGACAGCCTGGCTTTCCCGCTGCGTGACGGCATTCCGGTACTGCTGGAAAATGAAGCGCGTTCACTGGTGGCAGAAGAGAGCAAACCATGA
- the elyC gene encoding envelope biogenesis factor ElyC, translating into MLFTLKKYIGGMMLPLPLLLIIIALGLALVWFSRFQKSGKTLITLGWFILLLLSLQPVADGLLRPIENKYPTWQGNQRVAYIVVLGGGYTWDPDWAPSSNLINNSLPRLNEGIRLWLANPGSKMIFTGAAAKTNPVSTAEAGARVAESLGVPRSSIITLDSPKDTEEEAVAVKQAIGDVPFLLVTSASHLPRAMIFFEKQGLHPLPAPANQMAIDAPLNPWERAIPSPAWLMHSDRVGYETLGRLWQWLKGSSGEPGQE; encoded by the coding sequence ATGCTTTTTACCCTTAAGAAATACATTGGAGGGATGATGCTTCCCCTTCCGCTGCTGCTCATCATCATCGCGCTGGGGCTGGCGCTGGTGTGGTTCAGTCGCTTTCAGAAGAGTGGCAAAACGCTTATCACGCTCGGCTGGTTTATCCTGCTGCTGTTGAGCCTGCAACCGGTCGCGGATGGTTTGTTACGCCCCATCGAAAACAAGTACCCGACATGGCAGGGAAATCAGAGAGTGGCGTACATCGTGGTACTGGGAGGCGGATATACCTGGGATCCTGACTGGGCCCCCAGTTCAAACCTGATCAACAACAGCCTGCCACGGCTAAACGAAGGCATTCGCCTGTGGCTGGCGAATCCGGGATCAAAAATGATCTTCACCGGCGCGGCGGCCAAAACGAACCCGGTGAGTACGGCTGAAGCGGGCGCCAGAGTCGCGGAATCGCTCGGCGTACCGCGTTCCTCCATCATCACCCTGGACAGCCCAAAAGATACCGAAGAAGAGGCTGTCGCAGTGAAGCAGGCGATTGGCGATGTCCCGTTCTTGCTGGTGACCTCCGCCTCGCACCTGCCACGCGCGATGATTTTCTTTGAGAAGCAAGGCCTGCACCCGCTTCCCGCACCGGCAAACCAGATGGCTATCGACGCGCCGCTCAACCCGTGGGAACGGGCGATACCGTCCCCGGCGTGGCTGATGCATAGCGATCGCGTCGGTTATGAGACGCTCGGACGCCTCTGGCAGTGGCTGAAAGGATCGTCAGGCGAGCCAGGGCAGGAGTGA
- the kdsB gene encoding 3-deoxy-manno-octulosonate cytidylyltransferase yields the protein MSFVVIIPARYASTRLPGKPLVDINGKPMIVHVLERARESGADRVIVATDHPDVARAVEAAGGEVCMTRADHQSGTERLAEVVEKCGFSDDTVIVNVQGDEPMIPAVIIRQVAENLAQRQVGMATLAVPVHHAEEAFNPNAVKVVMDAEGYALYFSRATIPWDRDRFALSKETIGDTFLRHIGIYGYRAGFIRRYVTWAPSPLEHIEMLEQLRVLWYGEKIHVAVASEVPGTGVDTPEDLERVRAELR from the coding sequence ATGAGTTTTGTTGTCATTATTCCTGCGCGCTACGCGTCTACGCGTCTGCCGGGTAAACCGCTGGTGGATATCAACGGCAAGCCAATGATTGTGCATGTCCTTGAGCGTGCAAGGGAATCTGGTGCCGACCGCGTAATTGTTGCAACCGATCATCCCGACGTCGCCCGTGCGGTTGAGGCGGCAGGCGGTGAGGTATGCATGACCCGCGCCGATCACCAGTCCGGCACCGAGCGTCTGGCGGAAGTGGTTGAGAAATGTGGTTTTAGTGATGATACGGTCATCGTTAACGTGCAGGGTGACGAGCCGATGATCCCGGCGGTGATTATCCGTCAGGTGGCAGAAAACCTGGCGCAGCGTCAGGTCGGTATGGCGACGCTCGCGGTGCCTGTTCACCATGCGGAAGAGGCGTTCAACCCGAATGCGGTGAAGGTGGTCATGGATGCCGAAGGCTATGCGCTCTATTTCTCCCGCGCCACGATCCCGTGGGATCGCGATCGCTTTGCGCTCTCTAAAGAGACCATCGGTGATACCTTCCTGCGTCATATTGGGATCTACGGCTATCGGGCCGGTTTTATTCGTCGATATGTGACCTGGGCGCCGAGTCCGCTGGAGCATATCGAAATGCTGGAGCAGCTTCGCGTGCTCTGGTATGGCGAAAAAATTCACGTTGCCGTTGCCAGCGAAGTGCCTGGTACGGGCGTTGACACGCCGGAAGATCTTGAGCGCGTTCGCGCTGAGTTGCGCTAA
- a CDS encoding YcbJ family phosphotransferase, protein MEQLRAELSHLLGEKLSRVECVSEKVDTALWSLYDSQGNPMPLMARSFTSPGVARQLAWKMSMLAREGTVRMPTVYGVMTHEEHPGPDVLLIERLRGVPVEAPARTPERWEQLKDQIVEALLAWHRQDSRGLVGPVDSTQENLWPLWYRQRVEVLWGTLNQFNNTGLTMQDKRILFRTRECLPALFDGFNDNCVLIHGNFTLRSMLKDSRSDQLLAMLGPGIMLWAPREYELFRLNDSGAAEGLLWHYLQRAPVAEAFLWRRWLYLLWDEVAQLVNTGRFNRANFDLATKSLLPWLA, encoded by the coding sequence ATGGAACAGCTGCGTGCCGAACTTAGCCATCTGCTGGGTGAGAAATTAAGCCGTGTCGAATGCGTGAGTGAAAAGGTCGATACCGCGCTTTGGTCGTTGTATGACAGTCAGGGCAACCCAATGCCGCTGATGGCCAGAAGTTTCACCTCACCGGGTGTGGCCAGGCAGCTTGCCTGGAAAATGTCGATGCTGGCGCGGGAGGGAACCGTCCGTATGCCGACGGTGTACGGCGTGATGACCCATGAGGAACATCCCGGCCCGGATGTACTGCTGATTGAGCGCTTGCGCGGCGTGCCCGTTGAAGCGCCCGCGCGCACGCCGGAGCGCTGGGAGCAGTTAAAAGACCAGATTGTCGAGGCGCTGCTGGCCTGGCACCGTCAGGATAGCCGCGGACTTGTCGGTCCGGTCGACAGCACTCAGGAAAACCTGTGGCCGCTGTGGTATCGCCAGCGGGTTGAGGTTCTGTGGGGGACGCTTAACCAGTTCAACAATACCGGTTTAACCATGCAGGATAAGCGAATTCTGTTTCGCACCCGCGAGTGTTTACCGGCGCTGTTCGACGGTTTTAATGACAACTGCGTGCTGATCCACGGTAATTTCACCCTGCGCAGCATGCTCAAAGACTCCCGCAGCGATCAGCTTCTGGCGATGCTGGGGCCGGGGATCATGCTCTGGGCTCCGCGCGAATACGAGCTGTTCAGGCTCAACGACAGCGGGGCGGCGGAAGGTTTACTGTGGCATTACCTTCAACGCGCGCCCGTTGCAGAAGCGTTTCTCTGGCGGCGCTGGCTTTATCTGCTCTGGGACGAAGTTGCGCAACTGGTCAATACCGGACGTTTTAATCGCGCAAACTTCGATCTGGCAACAAAATCACTCCTGCCCTGGCTCGCCTGA
- the mukE gene encoding chromosome partition protein MukE, whose amino-acid sequence MSLTNIEQVMPVKLAQALANPLFPALDSQLRAGRHIGLDELDNHAFLMDFQEYLEEFYARYNVELIRAPEGFFYLRPRSTTLIPRSVLSELDMMVGKILCYLYLSPERLANEGIFTQQELYDELLTLADESKLLKLVNNRSTGSDLDRQKLQEKVRSSLNRLRRLGMVWFMGHDSSKFRITESVFRFGADVRAGDDAREAQLRMIRDGEAMPVENHLQLNDEHEENLPDSGEEE is encoded by the coding sequence ATGTCATTGACAAATATTGAACAAGTGATGCCGGTTAAGCTGGCACAGGCGCTGGCGAATCCGTTATTTCCGGCGCTGGACAGCCAGCTGCGTGCCGGTCGTCACATTGGCTTAGACGAGCTGGATAATCACGCCTTTTTGATGGACTTCCAGGAGTACCTGGAAGAGTTTTACGCACGCTACAACGTGGAGCTTATTCGCGCGCCGGAAGGGTTTTTCTACCTGCGTCCACGCTCCACGACGCTGATTCCGCGTTCCGTGCTCTCGGAGCTGGATATGATGGTCGGCAAAATTCTTTGCTACCTCTATCTCAGCCCGGAACGTCTGGCGAATGAAGGGATCTTCACCCAGCAGGAACTTTACGACGAGCTGTTGACGCTGGCAGATGAGAGCAAACTGCTCAAGCTGGTGAACAACCGCTCCACGGGGTCGGATCTTGACCGTCAGAAATTACAGGAAAAGGTTCGCTCTTCCCTGAACCGTCTGCGTCGTCTGGGGATGGTCTGGTTTATGGGCCACGACAGCAGCAAATTCCGCATCACGGAATCTGTCTTCCGCTTTGGCGCCGACGTGCGTGCGGGTGATGACGCGCGTGAAGCGCAGCTTCGCATGATCCGCGACGGTGAAGCGATGCCGGTGGAAAACCATTTGCAGCTCAATGATGAGCATGAAGAGAATCTGCCGGATAGCGGGGAGGAAGAGTAA
- the msbA gene encoding lipid A ABC transporter ATP-binding protein/permease MsbA: MHNDKDLSTWQTFRRLWPMIAPFKTGLIVAGVALILNAASDTFMLSLLKPLLDDGFGKTDRSVLLWMPLVVIGLMILRGITSYISSYCISWVSGKVVMTMRRRLFSHMMGMPVSFFDKQSTGTLLSRITYDSEQVASSSSSALITVVREGASIIGLFAMMFYYSWQLSIILIVLAPVVSIAIRVVSKRFRNISKNMQNTMGQVTTSAEQMLKGHKEVLIFGGQEVETHRFDKVSNKMRLQGMKMVSASSISDPIIQLIASLALAFVLYAASFPSVMETLTAGTITVVFSSMIALMRPLKSLTNVNAQFQRGMAACQTLFSILDSEQEKDEGTREIERARGDVEFRNVTFAYPGRETPALRNINLSIPAGKTVALVGRSGSGKSTIASLITRFYDINEGEILLDGHDLREYTLQSLRNQVALVSQNVHLFNDTVANNIAYARTDEYSREQIENAARMAYAMDFINKMDNGLDTIIGENGVLLSGGQRQRIAIARALLRDSPILILDEATSALDTESERAIQSALDELQKNRTSLVIAHRLSTIEQADEIVVVEDGIIVERGSHADLLEHRGVYAQLHKMQFGE, translated from the coding sequence ATGCATAACGACAAAGATCTCTCCACGTGGCAAACCTTCCGCCGACTCTGGCCGATGATTGCGCCCTTTAAAACAGGCCTGATCGTGGCGGGAGTAGCGTTAATCCTCAACGCAGCCAGCGATACTTTTATGCTATCGCTTCTCAAACCGTTACTGGACGACGGTTTTGGTAAAACGGATCGCTCAGTGTTGCTATGGATGCCTCTGGTGGTTATCGGACTGATGATCTTGCGCGGCATCACCAGCTATATCTCCAGCTACTGTATTTCCTGGGTATCCGGGAAAGTGGTGATGACCATGCGCCGTCGCCTGTTCAGTCACATGATGGGGATGCCGGTCTCATTCTTTGATAAGCAGTCTACCGGGACGCTGCTGTCCCGTATTACCTACGACTCAGAGCAGGTTGCCTCCTCGTCATCAAGCGCACTGATCACCGTCGTGCGTGAGGGCGCGTCGATCATTGGCCTGTTCGCAATGATGTTCTATTACAGCTGGCAGCTGTCAATCATCCTTATCGTGCTGGCGCCGGTAGTTTCTATTGCCATCCGTGTCGTTTCAAAGCGCTTCCGCAATATCAGTAAGAATATGCAGAACACGATGGGACAGGTAACGACCAGCGCGGAACAGATGCTGAAAGGACACAAAGAAGTCCTGATTTTTGGCGGTCAGGAAGTTGAAACCCACCGCTTTGACAAAGTCAGCAACAAAATGCGTCTGCAGGGGATGAAAATGGTCTCGGCCTCTTCCATCTCAGATCCGATTATTCAGCTGATTGCCTCCCTGGCACTGGCATTCGTCCTGTATGCAGCAAGCTTCCCGAGCGTCATGGAGACGCTGACGGCGGGTACCATCACAGTGGTCTTCTCCTCTATGATTGCCCTGATGCGTCCGCTGAAATCACTGACGAACGTCAACGCCCAGTTCCAGCGCGGGATGGCCGCCTGCCAGACGTTGTTCAGCATTCTGGATTCCGAGCAGGAAAAAGACGAAGGTACACGCGAAATTGAGCGCGCCCGTGGCGATGTCGAATTCCGCAACGTTACCTTCGCCTATCCTGGTCGTGAAACGCCGGCGCTGCGTAATATCAATCTGTCCATTCCGGCGGGTAAAACTGTGGCACTGGTGGGGCGTTCCGGCTCGGGTAAATCGACCATTGCCAGCCTGATCACCCGTTTCTACGATATTAACGAAGGTGAGATCCTGTTAGACGGTCATGACCTGCGGGAATATACCCTGCAGTCGCTGCGTAATCAGGTGGCGCTGGTTTCCCAGAACGTGCACCTGTTCAACGATACCGTGGCTAACAACATTGCCTATGCGCGCACAGATGAGTACAGCCGCGAGCAGATTGAGAACGCCGCGCGGATGGCCTACGCAATGGACTTTATCAACAAGATGGATAACGGTCTGGATACGATAATCGGTGAGAATGGGGTACTGCTCTCCGGTGGTCAGCGTCAGCGTATCGCCATTGCGCGTGCGCTGCTGCGTGACAGCCCGATTCTGATTCTGGACGAAGCGACTTCGGCGCTGGATACGGAATCTGAACGCGCTATTCAGTCGGCACTGGATGAACTGCAAAAGAACCGTACCTCGCTGGTGATTGCGCACCGCCTGTCGACTATCGAGCAGGCTGACGAAATCGTCGTGGTTGAGGACGGCATCATTGTTGAACGCGGAAGCCATGCTGATTTGCTGGAACACCGCGGCGTTTACGCCCAGCTTCATAAGATGCAGTTTGGCGAATGA